From a single Eisenibacter elegans DSM 3317 genomic region:
- a CDS encoding tRNA1(Val) (adenine(37)-N6)-methyltransferase has protein sequence MPKNPYFRFKQFTVYQERAAMKVCTDACVLGAYAAVSEAQTILDIGAGTGLLSLMLAQRAQPNAQIHAVELEHDACAQACDNIAQSPWVSQISLFHTSIQAFVPPPPLTHYDLIVSNPPFFSKHLPSKATPRRMALHDDTLSLPDLAAAVGRLLSREGRFYLLLPPHPTQLFAQAAAAFGLHLQAELQLKHHPQADKVFRHISTWGFAQPAQTLVPSQLCLHPSTDTRLYTEAFRYLLQPYYLIFG, from the coding sequence ATGCCCAAGAACCCCTACTTCCGTTTCAAGCAATTTACTGTTTATCAAGAGCGTGCGGCGATGAAAGTCTGTACCGATGCCTGTGTTTTGGGTGCTTATGCAGCAGTATCAGAGGCCCAGACAATCCTCGATATAGGCGCTGGCACAGGCTTGCTGTCCTTGATGTTGGCGCAACGCGCACAGCCTAACGCCCAAATCCACGCTGTCGAGCTAGAACACGATGCCTGTGCTCAGGCCTGTGATAACATCGCCCAAAGCCCTTGGGTAAGCCAGATTAGCCTTTTTCATACCAGCATTCAGGCCTTTGTGCCTCCGCCGCCCCTCACACACTATGACCTCATCGTATCCAACCCGCCTTTTTTCAGCAAGCACCTCCCCTCCAAAGCAACACCGCGACGGATGGCGCTCCACGACGATACGCTTTCGCTCCCTGACTTGGCCGCAGCCGTTGGGCGGCTCTTGAGTCGCGAGGGGCGGTTTTATCTGCTACTCCCTCCACACCCTACCCAGTTGTTTGCCCAAGCTGCAGCCGCCTTTGGCCTACACCTACAAGCCGAACTTCAGCTCAAGCACCATCCTCAGGCCGACAAAGTTTTCCGCCATATCAGTACTTGGGGCTTTGCCCAGCCAGCCCAAACCCTCGTTCCCAGCCAGCTCTGCCTTCACCCTAGTACTGATACCCGCCTTTATACAGAGGCTTTCCGCTATCTGCTCCAACCCTACTACCTTATTTTTGGTTAA
- the hpt gene encoding hypoxanthine phosphoribosyltransferase, giving the protein MSLQIHDLQFEKYLTDSTLQARVEVIAQQINRDYADTTPPILLGVLNGCVRFMADLLRHIDIACEVSLIKVASYEGTQSSGELTQILGLVEDIHHRHVILIEDIIDTGLTMEQLFGQLRARKPASLQIATLFWKREKSMHRLQPQYVGFEIPDLFVLGYGLDYKGLGRELNDIYVLKNE; this is encoded by the coding sequence ATGAGCCTACAAATACACGATCTTCAATTTGAAAAATACCTCACAGACAGCACCTTGCAAGCCCGTGTGGAGGTAATTGCCCAACAAATCAACCGTGACTATGCCGACACCACGCCGCCTATATTGCTGGGGGTGCTCAACGGATGTGTACGCTTTATGGCCGATTTACTCCGCCATATCGATATCGCCTGCGAAGTCAGCCTTATCAAAGTGGCCTCTTATGAAGGTACACAAAGTAGTGGCGAACTCACACAAATTCTAGGCTTGGTAGAAGACATCCACCACCGGCATGTCATCCTGATAGAAGACATCATTGACACAGGGCTGACAATGGAACAGCTCTTTGGCCAACTGCGGGCGCGCAAGCCGGCAAGCCTTCAAATCGCGACATTGTTCTGGAAACGCGAAAAATCGATGCACCGCCTGCAACCACAATATGTAGGTTTTGAAATCCCTGACTTGTTTGTACTAGGCTATGGGTTGGACTATAAAGGCTTGGGGCGCGAACTGAATGATATTTATGTTTTGAAAAACGAATAA
- a CDS encoding adenylate kinase, whose product MLNIILFGPPGAGKGTQSKNLIDTFGLIHLSTGDILRGEVNAGTELGLQAKDLMAKGLLVPDEMVIQMIDNKLKQNASANGFIFDGFPRTVAQAVALDDLLARNGLPAAQLVALEVEDEELVQRLLERGKDSGRADDQDERMIRTRLEVYYSSTVPVAEHYKSLGRYKSLNGIGSIAEITQNLVKIIEGLKG is encoded by the coding sequence ATGCTCAATATTATACTCTTCGGCCCCCCGGGCGCGGGCAAAGGTACCCAAAGCAAGAACCTCATTGATACCTTTGGCCTGATACACCTCTCTACCGGCGATATCCTGAGAGGAGAAGTAAATGCTGGCACTGAGCTGGGGCTGCAAGCCAAAGACCTGATGGCCAAGGGGCTGCTTGTACCTGATGAGATGGTCATTCAGATGATTGACAACAAGCTCAAACAAAATGCTTCTGCCAATGGCTTTATCTTCGACGGTTTCCCCCGAACAGTAGCTCAAGCCGTCGCGCTCGACGACCTGCTGGCGCGCAACGGCCTGCCCGCCGCTCAACTCGTTGCCCTAGAGGTAGAGGACGAAGAGCTGGTGCAACGCTTGCTAGAGCGAGGCAAAGACTCCGGGCGTGCTGATGACCAAGACGAGCGAATGATCCGTACCCGCCTAGAGGTCTACTACAGCAGTACTGTGCCCGTAGCCGAACACTACAAGTCCTTAGGCCGCTACAAAAGCCTCAATGGTATCGGCAGTATCGCCGAAATCACCCAAAATCTGGTGAAAATCATCGAAGGACTCAAGGGCTAG
- the obgE gene encoding GTPase ObgE: MSNLNFIDYVKIQCRSGKGGAGSVHFRREKFVAMGGPDGGDGGRGGHIILKGNPQLWTLLHLKYQKHLHAPNGEPGGGAGRSGAQGKDLMIEVPMGTVAKDAETGEIIAEITEPGQEVILFEGGKGGLGNRNFKSATRQAPHYAQPGLPGIEAWVILELKVLADVGLVGLPNAGKSTLLSVVSAAKPEIADYPFTTIVPNLGVVAYREDRSFVMADIPGIIEGAAEGKGLGTRFLRHIERNSVLLFMVAADTESISDTYAVLLAELERYNPELLDKARLLAVTKTDVLDEEELSDLRKTYPTDLPVFEISALTNQGITTLKDALMQAIEGRQE, translated from the coding sequence ATGTCTAATCTCAATTTTATTGACTACGTCAAAATACAATGCCGCTCTGGCAAGGGCGGCGCAGGGTCTGTTCACTTCCGCCGTGAGAAGTTTGTTGCTATGGGCGGCCCCGATGGCGGCGATGGCGGCAGAGGTGGCCATATCATCCTCAAGGGCAACCCCCAGCTATGGACACTGCTCCACCTCAAATACCAAAAACACCTCCACGCACCCAATGGTGAGCCCGGCGGTGGCGCAGGCCGTAGTGGCGCTCAGGGCAAGGACCTGATGATAGAAGTGCCAATGGGCACTGTAGCCAAGGATGCAGAAACGGGTGAAATCATCGCCGAAATCACCGAGCCGGGACAAGAGGTGATTCTTTTTGAAGGAGGTAAGGGTGGCCTTGGTAACCGTAACTTTAAATCAGCCACCCGCCAAGCCCCTCACTATGCCCAGCCCGGCCTACCCGGCATAGAGGCGTGGGTGATTCTAGAGCTGAAAGTATTGGCCGATGTGGGGCTGGTGGGCCTCCCCAACGCGGGCAAGTCTACCTTGCTCTCGGTAGTATCAGCCGCCAAACCCGAAATTGCCGATTATCCCTTTACGACTATCGTGCCCAACTTGGGGGTGGTAGCCTATCGCGAAGACCGTTCTTTTGTGATGGCAGATATCCCCGGTATCATCGAAGGTGCTGCTGAGGGCAAAGGACTTGGTACACGCTTCCTGCGCCATATCGAGCGCAATTCGGTACTGCTATTTATGGTAGCCGCCGACACCGAAAGTATATCAGACACCTATGCTGTCCTCTTGGCAGAGCTAGAGCGCTATAACCCCGAGCTACTCGACAAGGCAAGGTTGCTGGCTGTTACCAAAACTGATGTGCTCGACGAGGAGGAACTGTCTGACTTACGCAAAACCTACCCTACGGACTTGCCCGTGTTCGAAATCTCTGCGCTCACCAACCAAGGCATCACCACACTGAAAGATGCCCTGATGCAGGCCATTGAAGGACGGCAGGAATGA
- a CDS encoding ATP-dependent Clp protease adaptor ClpS — MSKTKTWEHADEDVVVLEEHELIVFNDDVNTFDHVIQTLMEVCDHTPEQAEQCTLIIHYKGKCSVKQGAFEKLKPMRDAICDRGISAEVS, encoded by the coding sequence ATGAGCAAAACTAAAACTTGGGAACACGCAGATGAGGACGTGGTGGTGCTCGAAGAGCACGAGCTGATTGTGTTCAATGATGATGTCAATACCTTTGACCACGTCATCCAAACCCTGATGGAAGTATGTGACCATACCCCCGAACAAGCCGAGCAATGCACACTTATTATTCACTACAAAGGGAAGTGCTCTGTCAAACAAGGGGCTTTTGAAAAACTCAAACCTATGCGTGATGCCATCTGTGACCGAGGTATCTCGGCTGAAGTTTCCTAA
- the recR gene encoding recombination mediator RecR: MNFSSKLIEEAVLQMSSLPGIGKKTALRLVLYLLKQDPSHTDALTQALLKMRREIQYCQTCHNISDTPVCSLCTSHSRDQSLICIVEEAQDILAIENTGQYNGLYHVLGGVISPLAGIAPTDLNIESLLLRLQTGAVAEVIFAISPTMEGDTTMFYLTKKIKPLNIKISSIARGIPIGSELEYADEITLGRSIVTRVAYE; encoded by the coding sequence GTGAACTTTTCCTCCAAACTCATCGAAGAGGCCGTCCTTCAGATGTCAAGCCTACCCGGCATTGGCAAGAAGACGGCCTTGCGGCTTGTGTTGTACTTGCTCAAACAAGACCCTAGCCATACAGACGCCCTGACACAGGCGCTGCTCAAAATGCGCCGTGAGATTCAATATTGCCAAACTTGCCACAACATCTCTGATACGCCTGTTTGTAGCCTCTGTACGAGCCACTCCCGCGACCAAAGTCTCATTTGTATCGTAGAAGAGGCTCAAGATATACTGGCTATCGAAAATACGGGGCAATACAATGGGCTTTACCACGTACTGGGGGGGGTAATCTCGCCATTGGCTGGCATCGCCCCTACTGACCTCAATATTGAAAGCTTGCTGCTGCGCCTACAAACAGGGGCTGTAGCCGAGGTGATTTTTGCTATCAGCCCTACAATGGAAGGCGATACAACGATGTTTTATTTGACAAAGAAAATTAAACCTTTGAATATAAAAATTAGCAGCATTGCTAGAGGAATTCCGATTGGCAGCGAATTAGAATATGCGGACGAAATTACGCTAGGACGCAGTATTGTTACGAGAGTGGCCTATGAATAA
- a CDS encoding Lrp/AsnC family transcriptional regulator, giving the protein MAKNPKIDHTDRKILQILQGNAKITNAQLSKDIGLSPAPTLERVKKLEQMGLIKSYHAQLDTQKVGLGVTTFVQVFLASHKKSYLDAFVEKISTIDNVVECHHVTGSCDFLLKIVTEDIQSYQKLMLEQVSEIEEIGNMQSMVVLSTFKDNKVLPLPE; this is encoded by the coding sequence ATGGCCAAAAACCCTAAAATAGACCATACAGACAGAAAAATTCTGCAAATCCTACAAGGCAACGCCAAGATCACCAATGCTCAATTGTCTAAAGACATTGGGTTATCACCAGCCCCAACCTTGGAGCGTGTGAAAAAGTTGGAGCAAATGGGGCTTATCAAGAGCTACCACGCGCAGCTCGATACCCAAAAGGTAGGCCTAGGCGTTACTACTTTTGTGCAGGTATTTTTAGCAAGTCATAAAAAGTCTTATCTGGATGCCTTTGTAGAGAAAATCAGTACCATCGACAATGTCGTAGAATGCCATCACGTAACCGGTTCTTGTGATTTCTTGCTCAAAATCGTTACCGAAGACATTCAGTCTTACCAAAAACTGATGCTCGAACAAGTAAGCGAAATTGAAGAGATTGGCAACATGCAATCAATGGTAGTGCTGTCTACCTTTAAGGACAACAAAGTACTGCCTCTGCCAGAATAG
- a CDS encoding tetratricopeptide repeat protein → MRYFACFLYAFLLVISRLIAQESPTNILQNKQIELVIGNAINQTYNFEFDKAETVYRQLKAQYPTHPMPVFLQGLNLWWRLMPNTDDEQYDEAFLEAMDEAIRLATAMYKKDRTPETIFFLSAANAFKARLYGERRKWSKAIGTSRAALSYLKEGRKSDLMDDEFLFGDGLYNYYYDWLYEEYILLRPVMLMFKKGDKTLGMQQLKRCANFSFYTRTEAQYFIARIYYNEENNPKEALPYIEYLYETFPNNAVFHRMYATVLFQMGNFKTLQPVAVKMLEQVDANKPGYEGMSGRYASYFLGYIARMYGQHAEAKHYFERSVAFSEAIGAESYGYYHSSLAFLAEYAQQEKDLRSAKRYYQKLKKHVDRKSKYTQEAKEFLKTHKNLRLED, encoded by the coding sequence ATGCGATACTTTGCCTGCTTTTTGTATGCTTTTCTGCTGGTTATCAGTAGGTTGATAGCGCAGGAATCACCTACCAATATTCTTCAAAACAAACAGATAGAGCTCGTCATCGGCAACGCCATCAACCAGACCTACAACTTTGAGTTTGATAAGGCCGAGACAGTCTACCGACAACTCAAAGCACAATATCCCACCCACCCTATGCCTGTGTTTCTCCAAGGGCTGAACTTGTGGTGGCGATTGATGCCCAATACTGACGACGAGCAATACGATGAAGCTTTTTTGGAAGCTATGGACGAAGCCATACGCCTCGCTACAGCAATGTACAAAAAAGACCGCACCCCCGAAACTATCTTCTTCTTGTCGGCTGCCAACGCCTTCAAAGCACGGCTTTATGGCGAACGCCGCAAGTGGAGCAAAGCCATCGGTACAAGTAGGGCAGCCTTGAGCTACCTCAAAGAAGGCCGCAAATCAGACCTGATGGACGATGAGTTCCTCTTTGGCGACGGCCTTTACAACTACTACTACGACTGGCTTTATGAAGAATATATACTGCTTAGGCCTGTGATGCTGATGTTTAAGAAGGGCGACAAGACCCTCGGGATGCAGCAGTTGAAACGTTGTGCCAATTTCTCATTCTATACCCGCACAGAGGCCCAGTATTTCATCGCCCGTATCTACTACAACGAGGAAAACAACCCCAAAGAGGCCTTGCCATATATCGAATACCTGTATGAGACCTTCCCCAACAACGCTGTTTTTCATCGGATGTACGCCACAGTACTCTTCCAAATGGGGAATTTCAAAACCCTACAGCCGGTAGCTGTCAAGATGCTGGAGCAGGTCGATGCCAACAAACCCGGCTATGAGGGAATGTCGGGGAGGTATGCTTCTTATTTTTTGGGCTATATCGCCCGTATGTACGGCCAGCATGCCGAAGCCAAACATTATTTTGAACGTAGTGTGGCCTTTTCGGAAGCCATCGGTGCCGAAAGCTACGGGTATTACCATTCTTCATTGGCTTTTTTGGCCGAGTATGCCCAACAAGAAAAAGACCTCCGCAGCGCCAAACGTTACTACCAAAAGCTCAAGAAACACGTCGATCGTAAAAGTAAGTATACACAGGAGGCCAAAGAGTTTCTCAAAACCCACAAAAACCTTCGACTAGAGGACTAA
- a CDS encoding LysM peptidoglycan-binding domain-containing protein yields MKHIFYPLLNPKKRVALLYLRLALTCICLVFSGFELEATPEEVPSILYFGGMRIIIDKGAQKQIQQEINTIYRNQAVHEHHIKLAQDYFPLLSELLRKRGLPDEFKYYIVMGNPAATKEGGLWRIAADAANGTYKLQISAEVDERLEPVLATQAVADVLARHNLLFKNWMFTLLSLEYGLAEARKYAKEAYGRDIQGAKELRINENSHSYFKRFLAYMLVYQEVRPANTQLMVYEKGARKNLHQLAKELHVDEGVLKAYNPWLLGNRVPYDKTYHVVIPIAFAAPQQPESVKAIALVDAQVEEQHWSSSQNLFVEQPTQVWQNNMSENKAAINDIEYSETQNTGNRTQETTLFIDHLEVASDQLEINAFGLDGQPLKVITRTESATNPNNTQPNNTQIHQNTTQQNHYDPSHTLTHIVKPGETLAAISRHYGVSMQQLQTQNQLHNPNNLKVGQRILVADPGSISYTAHLIQPRETLYGIARYYQVSMAQIKNWNKLTSDMLQAGQTILIMIDNRKDQPAYRGEGNFYERQRRSPGMTTPANLQKKSSEN; encoded by the coding sequence ATGAAACACATTTTTTACCCACTTCTTAACCCAAAGAAGCGGGTCGCTCTGCTATACCTTAGGCTGGCACTTACTTGTATCTGTCTAGTATTCAGTGGTTTTGAGCTAGAAGCGACTCCCGAAGAAGTACCGAGTATTCTTTATTTCGGTGGAATGCGCATTATTATCGACAAAGGTGCGCAGAAACAGATCCAGCAGGAAATCAATACGATTTATCGCAATCAGGCTGTTCACGAGCATCATATAAAGCTGGCGCAAGATTATTTCCCACTTTTAAGCGAATTGCTACGCAAACGCGGCCTTCCTGACGAGTTTAAGTACTACATCGTCATGGGCAACCCTGCGGCCACCAAGGAAGGAGGCTTGTGGCGTATCGCCGCCGATGCGGCTAATGGCACATACAAACTCCAGATTAGTGCGGAGGTCGATGAGCGCTTGGAGCCGGTATTGGCCACACAAGCTGTGGCAGATGTGTTGGCGCGGCACAACCTGTTGTTCAAAAACTGGATGTTTACCTTGCTGTCTTTGGAATATGGTTTGGCCGAGGCGCGTAAGTATGCCAAAGAAGCCTATGGGCGTGATATTCAGGGAGCCAAAGAGTTGCGCATCAACGAAAACAGCCACAGCTATTTTAAGCGTTTTTTAGCTTATATGCTGGTATATCAAGAGGTGCGCCCGGCCAATACTCAACTGATGGTTTATGAGAAAGGTGCGCGCAAAAACTTGCATCAGCTGGCCAAAGAGCTACATGTTGATGAAGGGGTGCTGAAGGCATACAATCCTTGGTTGTTGGGCAATCGTGTACCCTATGACAAGACCTACCATGTGGTGATACCCATCGCTTTTGCAGCCCCACAGCAACCCGAGTCAGTAAAGGCCATAGCCTTGGTAGATGCGCAAGTTGAGGAACAACACTGGAGTTCGTCTCAAAACCTATTCGTGGAGCAACCCACACAGGTTTGGCAAAACAATATGAGCGAAAACAAAGCCGCCATCAATGACATTGAATACTCCGAAACACAAAACACGGGCAACCGAACACAAGAAACAACCTTGTTTATTGATCACCTAGAGGTAGCCTCTGATCAACTAGAAATCAATGCTTTCGGACTTGATGGCCAACCACTAAAGGTCATCACCCGCACAGAATCTGCAACGAATCCCAACAATACTCAGCCAAATAATACACAAATACACCAAAATACTACGCAGCAAAATCATTATGACCCAAGCCATACACTCACCCACATCGTAAAGCCGGGAGAAACACTGGCCGCTATCAGCCGACATTATGGGGTCAGTATGCAACAATTGCAAACCCAAAACCAATTACACAATCCCAACAACCTAAAAGTAGGGCAGCGGATCTTGGTTGCCGACCCGGGCAGCATCAGCTATACCGCCCACCTTATACAGCCAAGAGAAACGCTTTATGGTATTGCTCGATATTATCAAGTATCGATGGCCCAAATCAAAAACTGGAACAAGCTCACCTCTGATATGTTGCAGGCAGGGCAAACAATCCTCATTATGATTGACAACCGCAAAGACCAACCGGCCTACCGAGGAGAAGGAAACTTCTATGAGCGCCAACGCCGCAGCCCAGGAATGACAACACCGGCCAACCTTCAGAAAAAAAGCAGCGAAAACTAA
- a CDS encoding O-methyltransferase, whose product MEFIDPALHQYAEAHTSAEPEQLQALNRDTHAHVLKPRMLSGHLQGRFLALLSQLKQPRYILEIGTYTGYSALCLAEGLQPQGELHTLDNNEELAPRIRRYFAQSPYAAQLHLHIGNALDLIPALKQPFDLVFIDADKKNYDKYYDLIFDQLPSGALIIADNVLWSGKVIQPVKGKDVDTQALLDFNAKVQADPRVENVLLPVRDGLMLVRKK is encoded by the coding sequence ATGGAATTTATAGACCCTGCCCTTCATCAATATGCCGAGGCACATACCAGCGCCGAGCCAGAACAGCTGCAAGCCCTCAACCGCGACACCCACGCCCATGTGCTCAAGCCACGGATGCTTTCAGGCCATTTACAGGGGCGGTTTTTGGCCTTGCTCTCCCAGCTCAAGCAGCCGCGCTACATCCTCGAAATAGGCACTTATACCGGCTATTCCGCCCTTTGCCTTGCCGAAGGCCTACAGCCACAGGGCGAGCTGCATACCCTCGACAACAACGAAGAACTTGCACCGCGCATCCGTCGATATTTCGCTCAAAGCCCTTATGCCGCACAACTTCACCTGCATATCGGCAATGCCCTTGACCTTATCCCAGCCCTGAAGCAGCCCTTTGACTTGGTGTTCATTGACGCTGATAAAAAAAATTATGATAAGTACTATGACCTCATTTTCGACCAACTCCCTTCGGGGGCGCTTATCATCGCCGACAATGTGCTCTGGAGCGGCAAGGTCATCCAGCCGGTCAAAGGCAAGGATGTAGATACACAGGCGCTCTTGGATTTCAATGCCAAGGTACAAGCCGACCCTAGGGTAGAGAACGTATTGCTGCCCGTAAGAGATGGGTTGATGCTTGTAAGAAAAAAATAA
- a CDS encoding M16 family metallopeptidase, whose protein sequence is MTHHIHYLPNGIGIIHKEVSHTKIAHCGFVLDIGSRDEQLHQLGIAHFWEHMAFKGTHKRKAYHIINRLETVGGELNAYTTKEKICFYASVLDNHYEKALELLADITFDSVFPENQIERERHVILEEMALYADSPEDALQDEFDALVFANHPLGHNILGTSESVRRFQRQDFAQFIQDNIDTGRIIFSSVGNLPFKKVLRWAEKHLGHLPSQSAHLERRPFESYRPVQIQKTKSTQQAYCALGRTAYHLYDPKRLPFFMLVNLLGGPGMNSRLNLALRERHGFVYSVEAGYTPFLDTGQLGIYFATEPKHLEKSLQLVHKELRLLREQKLGVLQLHNAKEQLMGQMAMAEESNLSYMLMMGKSLLDKETIEPIDQIFADIRAVSAERLQDIAQEMLHPDQLSQLLYLPE, encoded by the coding sequence ATGACCCATCATATTCATTACCTACCCAATGGTATCGGCATCATCCACAAGGAAGTCAGCCATACCAAGATTGCTCATTGTGGTTTTGTGCTCGACATCGGCAGCCGCGACGAACAGTTGCACCAGCTTGGCATTGCCCATTTTTGGGAACACATGGCCTTTAAGGGCACACACAAGCGTAAGGCATACCACATCATCAACCGCCTAGAAACCGTAGGGGGGGAGCTGAATGCCTATACGACCAAGGAGAAAATCTGTTTTTATGCTTCTGTACTTGATAATCACTACGAGAAGGCGCTAGAGCTGTTGGCCGATATTACGTTTGACTCTGTCTTCCCCGAAAACCAGATTGAGCGGGAGCGCCACGTCATCCTCGAAGAGATGGCCCTCTATGCCGATTCGCCCGAAGATGCCTTACAGGACGAGTTCGATGCGCTCGTATTTGCCAATCACCCCTTGGGGCACAATATCTTGGGTACGTCTGAGAGTGTGCGGCGGTTTCAGCGCCAAGATTTTGCCCAGTTTATTCAAGATAATATCGACACCGGGCGGATTATCTTCAGCTCCGTAGGCAACCTACCTTTTAAGAAAGTGTTGCGCTGGGCCGAAAAACACCTAGGCCACCTGCCTAGCCAAAGCGCCCACTTAGAGCGGCGGCCTTTTGAAAGCTATCGCCCGGTGCAAATCCAAAAAACCAAGAGCACCCAACAGGCCTATTGCGCCCTTGGGCGTACGGCTTACCACCTCTACGACCCCAAGCGCCTGCCGTTCTTTATGCTCGTCAACTTGTTGGGAGGGCCGGGGATGAACTCCCGCCTCAACCTAGCCCTGCGCGAGCGCCACGGCTTTGTCTATTCGGTAGAGGCTGGCTATACCCCTTTTCTCGATACCGGGCAGTTGGGCATCTACTTTGCTACCGAACCCAAGCACCTAGAGAAAAGCCTGCAATTGGTACACAAAGAGTTGCGCCTGCTGCGCGAGCAGAAGTTGGGCGTATTACAGCTCCACAACGCCAAAGAACAACTGATGGGGCAGATGGCCATGGCCGAAGAAAGCAACCTGAGCTATATGCTGATGATGGGCAAGAGCTTGCTCGATAAGGAAACGATTGAGCCGATAGACCAAATCTTTGCGGACATCCGCGCCGTCAGTGCCGAACGCCTCCAAGACATTGCCCAAGAGATGCTCCACCCCGATCAGCTCAGCCAATTGCTCTACCTACCCGAATAG
- a CDS encoding amidase, with translation MRKNTTHWFTLVLLTIFSFVAGGFFFRSLDDTLSPKDVQHAQRLLGLSFSEAKIDSMLDGLTQQRAQYERNRQQPLDNSLWPALLFNPLPVGFTPQTEQKPLVYKPLSGVKLPTDLNELAFYSVRELAALIQSKQISSEALTKFFLERLKRHNEQLYCVITLTESLALAQARAADTEIAAGKYRGPLHGIPYAVKDLLATKGYKTTWGSVPYQEQMIDADASVVQQMQEAGAVLVAKLSLGELAWGDVWFGGLTRNPWNLAQGASGSSAGSAAAVAAGLVPFAIGTETLGSIVSPSTVCGVTGLRPTYGRVSRYGAMALSWSMDKIGPMARHAEDCAVIFAALHGADERDPTLIPAAFNYHAQRPLAGLKVGYVQEAFASEYGFKTQDEATLRQLEALGVTLVPVNLPPLPDISFILWAEAAAAFDELTRSNQDDLLVRQIKQAWPNYFRMARFVPAVEYIQANRLRTQLIADMQALMQTVDLLVAPSWAGNTLTLTNLTGHPCVVLPNGFSPLGTPTSITLIGQLFGEADILRLADALQEVTDFHRQHPKAFLK, from the coding sequence ATGCGCAAAAATACTACCCATTGGTTTACCCTCGTCCTTCTGACCATATTCAGCTTTGTAGCCGGAGGATTTTTTTTCCGCAGCCTCGACGACACCCTCAGCCCCAAGGACGTACAACACGCCCAGCGTTTGCTAGGATTGTCTTTTAGTGAGGCCAAAATCGACTCTATGCTCGACGGCCTCACCCAACAGCGGGCGCAATACGAGCGCAACCGCCAACAACCCCTCGACAACAGTCTGTGGCCTGCCCTTCTTTTCAACCCCCTTCCCGTTGGCTTCACCCCCCAAACCGAGCAAAAGCCTTTGGTATACAAGCCTTTGTCAGGAGTAAAGCTACCCACTGACCTCAACGAGCTTGCCTTCTACTCCGTCCGTGAGCTAGCCGCACTCATTCAAAGCAAACAAATCAGCTCCGAAGCCCTGACTAAGTTTTTCTTAGAGCGCCTCAAGCGCCACAACGAGCAGCTCTACTGTGTCATTACCCTCACCGAGTCCTTGGCCTTGGCGCAGGCGCGTGCTGCCGACACCGAAATAGCTGCCGGCAAATACCGAGGGCCTTTGCACGGTATTCCATACGCTGTCAAGGACTTACTAGCCACCAAAGGCTACAAAACCACTTGGGGCTCTGTGCCTTATCAGGAGCAGATGATTGATGCCGATGCCAGTGTCGTACAACAAATGCAGGAGGCCGGTGCCGTGCTTGTAGCCAAACTAAGTCTTGGAGAGTTGGCTTGGGGGGATGTATGGTTTGGCGGCCTGACCCGCAACCCTTGGAATTTGGCACAAGGCGCTAGTGGTTCGTCGGCGGGTTCGGCAGCAGCGGTGGCCGCTGGACTTGTCCCGTTTGCCATCGGCACCGAAACACTCGGCTCTATCGTATCGCCCTCTACCGTTTGTGGGGTTACCGGCCTGCGCCCTACCTATGGGCGTGTCAGCAGATATGGCGCGATGGCGCTCAGCTGGTCAATGGACAAGATAGGCCCCATGGCTCGCCACGCCGAAGACTGTGCCGTCATCTTTGCCGCCCTACACGGTGCCGATGAGCGTGACCCCACGCTTATCCCGGCGGCGTTCAACTACCACGCCCAGCGTCCGCTTGCAGGACTCAAAGTCGGTTATGTACAAGAGGCTTTTGCTTCCGAGTATGGTTTCAAAACCCAAGACGAAGCTACCCTCCGGCAGTTGGAAGCCCTTGGGGTAACCCTTGTGCCTGTCAATTTACCCCCTTTGCCCGACATCAGCTTTATCCTTTGGGCAGAGGCCGCCGCCGCCTTCGACGAGCTCACCCGCAGCAATCAAGACGACCTGCTCGTAAGGCAAATCAAACAAGCTTGGCCCAACTACTTCCGAATGGCTCGCTTTGTGCCTGCTGTTGAGTACATCCAAGCCAACCGCTTGCGCACCCAGCTCATTGCCGATATGCAGGCGCTGATGCAAACCGTAGACCTGCTAGTAGCCCCCAGCTGGGCTGGCAACACCCTTACCCTCACCAACCTGACGGGGCACCCCTGTGTGGTTTTGCCCAATGGCTTCTCACCGCTAGGGACACCCACAAGCATCACCCTCATCGGGCAGCTCTTTGGCGAAGCCGATATCCTCAGGTTGGCCGATGCGCTGCAAGAAGTTACAGATTTTCACCGCCAACACCCCAAGGCCTTTCTCAAATAA